The Tenacibaculum jejuense genome includes a window with the following:
- a CDS encoding ABA4-like family protein translates to MTPSQVFSIAGMLAMPMWILMIFLPKWKITRFLIDFKIIPLLLSIIYAIYIFISIQQVGMMDFGSLASVMQLFTVENAVLAGWVHYLAFDLIVGMWMLDQNKELKIHPVVMAPCLFGTFMFGPIGFLLFMIIKSIKKA, encoded by the coding sequence ATGACACCATCTCAAGTTTTTTCTATTGCTGGTATGCTAGCTATGCCGATGTGGATTTTAATGATCTTTTTACCAAAATGGAAGATAACTCGATTTTTAATCGATTTTAAAATCATTCCTTTATTGTTATCAATAATCTATGCGATTTATATTTTTATTTCAATACAACAAGTAGGAATGATGGATTTTGGAAGTTTAGCTTCTGTAATGCAATTATTTACTGTAGAAAATGCAGTATTGGCTGGTTGGGTTCATTATTTAGCTTTCGATCTTATTGTTGGAATGTGGATGTTAGATCAAAACAAAGAACTTAAAATTCATCCTGTAGTAATGGCTCCATGTTTATTTGGAACATTTATGTTCGGACCAATTGGTTTTCTTTTATTCATGATCATCAAATCAATAAAAAAAGCATAG